The following proteins come from a genomic window of Geomonas sp. RF6:
- the lptC gene encoding LPS export ABC transporter periplasmic protein LptC: protein MAVAGAILVTATILIRMQRTKSPRLAIQKLPVQIDVSLQAIRFTESRHGVKQWDLTADRAEYDKNKGRTSLARVNLTILNSSAGEIRVTADRADYDHASKNVSLSGNVQGKSASGLHFTAPQVRYVAARSTLESPEKVNFRGEGLTMEGVGMEWHTKSHKLKLSKVEAEVQPEGARR, encoded by the coding sequence ATGGCAGTTGCCGGGGCTATTCTCGTCACTGCCACCATCCTGATACGGATGCAGCGCACGAAGTCGCCACGACTGGCGATCCAGAAGCTGCCGGTGCAGATCGACGTCTCCCTCCAGGCAATCCGCTTTACCGAGAGCCGCCACGGGGTCAAGCAGTGGGACCTGACGGCGGACCGGGCAGAATACGACAAGAACAAAGGACGCACCTCGCTTGCGCGGGTGAACCTGACCATCCTGAACAGCTCTGCGGGTGAGATCAGGGTCACCGCTGACCGTGCCGACTATGACCATGCCTCGAAGAACGTCTCCCTCTCCGGGAACGTCCAGGGGAAGAGCGCTTCGGGGCTGCACTTCACCGCCCCGCAAGTCAGGTACGTGGCGGCGCGGTCGACCCTGGAGAGCCCCGAAAAGGTGAACTTCAGGGGGGAGGGGCTGACGATGGAAGGGGTAGGGATGGAGTGGCATACGAAGTCGCACAAGCTGAAGCTCTCGAAGGTGGAGGCCGAAGTGCAGCCGGAGGGAGCGCGGCGATGA
- the lptA gene encoding lipopolysaccharide transport periplasmic protein LptA: MKAMKRMAAVTALLTLLAQSGLAAAPTHGKEPLKIKSNELHADNEKKTATFEGSVVARQGDLTLYTDKLVISYGESGKDLSKVEAFGHVRIVQGDREAVGAHAVYDNKGGRIVLDGSPRVMQGKNLITGKEITYYVDEQRSVVTGGRVEATIYPGEKDAGAKP; encoded by the coding sequence ATGAAGGCGATGAAAAGGATGGCGGCGGTCACGGCTCTCCTCACCCTCCTGGCGCAGTCCGGTCTTGCCGCGGCGCCGACCCACGGGAAGGAGCCTTTGAAGATCAAGTCGAACGAGCTGCACGCCGATAACGAGAAGAAGACGGCGACCTTCGAGGGGAGCGTCGTCGCCCGTCAGGGGGACCTCACGCTGTACACCGACAAGCTGGTCATCAGCTACGGCGAGAGCGGGAAGGACCTCTCCAAGGTGGAGGCGTTCGGGCACGTGCGCATCGTGCAGGGTGACCGCGAGGCGGTCGGTGCCCATGCGGTCTACGACAACAAGGGGGGGCGCATCGTGCTGGACGGCTCCCCGCGGGTCATGCAGGGGAAGAACCTCATTACCGGGAAGGAGATCACCTACTACGTCGACGAGCAGCGTTCCGTGGTGACCGGCGGGCGGGTTGAGGCGACGATCTACCCCGGGGAGAAAGATGCAGGCGCAAAACCGTAG
- the lptB gene encoding LPS export ABC transporter ATP-binding protein, whose product MQAQNRSTLYTEGLAKEFNQRKVVKGVDLKVSSGEVVGLLGPNGAGKTTTFYMVVGLTRPDGGSVFLDGEAITKLPMYQRARRGISYLPQEPSVFRKLTVRENLLAVLETLPISGQRRRERVEELLGEFRIEHIASSRGYALSGGERRRVEIARALATDPSFILLDEPFAGIDPIAVIDIQNIITALKEKGLGVLISDHNVRETLGVCDTAYIMSAGEVLEYGDPIQISQSKKAREIYLGEKFRL is encoded by the coding sequence ATGCAGGCGCAAAACCGTAGTACCCTTTATACAGAGGGGCTGGCAAAGGAATTCAACCAGCGCAAGGTGGTGAAGGGGGTCGACCTGAAGGTCTCCTCCGGGGAGGTCGTGGGGCTTCTCGGGCCCAACGGCGCCGGGAAGACGACGACCTTCTACATGGTGGTGGGGCTGACCCGCCCCGACGGCGGCTCGGTCTTCCTGGACGGCGAGGCGATCACGAAGCTCCCCATGTACCAGCGGGCGCGGCGCGGGATCAGCTACCTGCCGCAGGAGCCCTCCGTCTTCCGGAAACTTACCGTGCGGGAGAACCTCCTGGCGGTCCTGGAGACCCTCCCCATCTCGGGGCAGCGGCGCCGGGAGCGGGTGGAGGAGCTCCTGGGGGAGTTCCGGATCGAGCACATAGCGTCGAGCCGCGGCTACGCCCTCTCGGGGGGGGAAAGGCGCCGCGTGGAGATCGCCCGGGCGCTCGCCACCGATCCGTCCTTCATCCTCCTGGACGAGCCGTTCGCGGGGATCGACCCGATAGCGGTCATCGACATCCAGAACATCATCACCGCCCTGAAGGAAAAGGGGCTCGGTGTCCTGATCTCGGACCACAACGTCCGGGAGACGCTCGGTGTATGCGACACGGCCTACATAATGAGCGCGGGGGAAGTGCTGGAGTACGGCGACCCGATACAGATTTCGCAGAGCAAGAAGGCCCGGGAGATCTACCTCGGGGAGAAATTCAGGCTGTGA
- the rpoN gene encoding RNA polymerase factor sigma-54, whose protein sequence is MAIEMRQQMKMSQQLVMTPQLQQAIKLLQLSRLELQDVVRQELEENPVLDEVTEVEEVREPGQLELVEKEPEPQTTTTDFQEVRAGEETRDTDWDSYLDGYNYSSGEQYYDDEDRPSFENLLTKKSTLNDHLMWQLSLTRLTDQEMMVGAEILGNIDEDGYLRATLADIAGACGVDEELCAAVLKRVQEFDPIGVGARDLRECLLLQVAGLGMGGSIVEALLKEHLKDLEGRRYKQAAKVLGIDVNEVLEAARIIAELDPKPGRLFGQEDVHYISADIFVHKVGDDYVVLLNDEGMPNLRINPVYATETKGVDKKAEEYIGEKTRSAMWLIKSIQQRQRTIYKVAKSLVKFQRDFLDRGIEHLRPLVLRDIAEDIGMHESTISRVTTNKYMQTPQGLFELKYFFNSGISTGEGDFIASESVKSKIKELVDAEDPKRPYSDQRLAELLSTHSIVIARRTVTKYREMMRIGSSSERKKHF, encoded by the coding sequence ATGGCTATTGAAATGCGTCAACAGATGAAGATGAGCCAGCAGCTGGTGATGACACCCCAGTTGCAACAGGCCATTAAGCTCCTGCAACTGTCCAGGCTCGAGCTGCAGGACGTGGTACGTCAGGAGTTGGAGGAAAATCCGGTCCTCGACGAGGTGACCGAGGTGGAGGAGGTGCGCGAACCGGGTCAGCTCGAGCTTGTGGAGAAGGAGCCGGAGCCGCAGACCACCACGACCGACTTCCAGGAGGTGCGCGCCGGTGAAGAGACCCGCGACACGGACTGGGACTCCTACCTCGACGGCTACAACTACTCCTCCGGCGAACAGTACTACGACGACGAAGACCGCCCCTCCTTTGAAAACCTCCTCACCAAGAAATCGACCCTCAACGACCACCTCATGTGGCAGCTCTCCCTTACCCGCCTGACGGACCAGGAAATGATGGTCGGCGCCGAGATCCTCGGCAACATCGACGAGGACGGCTACCTGAGGGCGACCCTTGCCGACATCGCTGGCGCCTGCGGGGTGGACGAGGAGCTGTGCGCGGCGGTCCTGAAGAGGGTGCAGGAGTTCGACCCGATCGGGGTGGGGGCGCGCGATCTGAGGGAATGTCTCCTTTTGCAGGTGGCCGGGCTCGGCATGGGGGGGAGCATTGTGGAGGCGCTCCTGAAGGAGCACCTGAAAGACCTGGAAGGGCGCCGCTACAAGCAGGCGGCGAAGGTCCTCGGCATCGACGTGAACGAGGTCCTGGAGGCCGCGAGGATCATCGCGGAACTCGACCCGAAGCCGGGGCGTCTTTTTGGCCAGGAGGACGTGCACTACATCTCCGCGGACATCTTCGTGCACAAGGTGGGGGACGACTACGTCGTGCTCCTGAACGACGAGGGTATGCCGAACCTGCGCATCAACCCGGTCTACGCCACGGAGACGAAGGGGGTGGACAAGAAGGCGGAGGAGTACATAGGGGAGAAGACCCGCTCGGCGATGTGGCTCATAAAGAGCATCCAGCAGCGGCAGCGCACCATCTACAAGGTCGCCAAAAGCCTCGTGAAGTTCCAGCGCGACTTCCTGGACCGCGGCATCGAGCACCTGCGTCCCCTGGTCCTGCGCGACATCGCCGAGGACATCGGCATGCACGAGTCGACCATCAGCCGGGTCACCACCAACAAGTACATGCAGACTCCGCAGGGTCTTTTTGAGCTGAAGTACTTCTTCAACAGCGGCATCTCCACGGGCGAGGGTGACTTCATCGCCTCGGAGAGTGTAAAGAGCAAGATCAAGGAGCTCGTGGACGCGGAGGACCCCAAGCGCCCGTACAGCGACCAGCGCCTGGCGGAGCTTCTCTCCACCCACTCCATCGTCATCGCCCGCAGGACCGTCACGAAGTACCGGGAGATGATGCGTATCGGCAGTTCCAGCGAGAGGAAGAAGCATTTCTAA
- the hpf gene encoding ribosome hibernation-promoting factor, HPF/YfiA family, whose product MQITTTFRHMEPSEALKSYAEEKLERVKKYIDEPVVVQLFLTVEKIRHSAEVTIAAKGITIKAAEESNDMYASVDAVVDKIERQLRRFKERIKAHKPTADARERQVQKMIVEAASLDEETGPVVIKTKSFSMKPMSVEEAVMQMELLHKDFLVYTEAETENINVVYRRKDGNYGLIAPERV is encoded by the coding sequence ATGCAGATCACGACAACGTTCAGGCACATGGAGCCCAGCGAAGCCCTCAAAAGCTACGCAGAGGAGAAACTCGAGCGGGTGAAGAAATACATAGACGAGCCGGTTGTCGTCCAGCTGTTTCTGACCGTTGAGAAGATTCGGCACAGCGCCGAGGTCACCATCGCAGCCAAGGGTATCACCATCAAGGCCGCCGAGGAATCGAACGACATGTACGCTTCCGTCGACGCGGTCGTGGACAAGATCGAGCGTCAGCTCAGGCGTTTCAAGGAGCGGATCAAGGCGCACAAGCCGACCGCCGACGCCCGCGAGCGCCAGGTGCAGAAGATGATCGTGGAGGCGGCGAGCCTCGACGAGGAGACCGGACCGGTCGTCATCAAGACGAAGAGCTTCTCCATGAAGCCGATGAGCGTGGAGGAGGCGGTGATGCAGATGGAGCTCCTGCACAAGGACTTCCTCGTGTACACCGAGGCGGAGACGGAGAACATCAACGTGGTGTACCGCCGCAAGGACGGGAACTACGGCCTGATTGCACCCGAGAGGGTATAA
- the hprK gene encoding HPr(Ser) kinase/phosphatase — MKSISLTIKDLLNDKAYGLDLRLIAGEAGLMNRLYSSRIQKPGLALTGYMEHLHADRVQVLGNTEISYLRQLPEELGRKHTELLCSYPMACFIVTKGLDPPDFLREAAERAGIPLLLTAHQSSTFISLITKFLEESLLPTTHIHGVLVDVLGVGVLLLGKSGIGKSECALDLVIRGHRLVADDVIHIKKKMPGSLVGQAGDTIQHHMEIRGLGIINVKDLFGVSSIREKKIIDLVLELQEWDADQEYDRLGIDERFQTILGVDLPHLKIPVRPGRNLTSIIEVAARNFLLKGMGYHSAREFHEKLLARMEVRSLGEEVE, encoded by the coding sequence TTGAAAAGCATAAGTCTTACTATCAAAGACCTCCTCAATGACAAGGCGTACGGCCTCGACCTTCGCCTCATCGCCGGAGAGGCGGGGCTGATGAACCGCCTGTACAGCTCCCGGATCCAGAAGCCGGGGCTGGCCCTTACCGGGTACATGGAGCACCTCCACGCGGACCGTGTCCAGGTCCTCGGCAACACGGAGATTTCCTACCTGAGGCAGCTCCCCGAGGAACTGGGGAGGAAGCATACGGAGCTTCTGTGCTCCTACCCCATGGCCTGCTTCATCGTCACCAAAGGGCTCGATCCCCCCGATTTCCTGAGGGAAGCCGCGGAGCGGGCAGGGATCCCGCTTCTCCTCACGGCACACCAGTCCTCCACTTTCATCTCCCTCATCACCAAGTTTCTGGAGGAGAGCCTCCTTCCCACGACCCACATCCACGGCGTTCTGGTGGACGTTCTCGGCGTCGGCGTGCTCCTTTTGGGAAAAAGCGGCATCGGGAAGAGCGAGTGCGCCCTCGACCTGGTGATCCGCGGGCACCGGCTCGTCGCGGACGATGTCATCCACATCAAGAAGAAGATGCCTGGCTCTCTCGTGGGGCAGGCGGGTGACACCATCCAGCACCACATGGAGATCCGCGGGCTGGGGATCATCAACGTAAAGGACCTCTTCGGGGTATCCTCCATCAGGGAGAAGAAGATCATCGACCTGGTCCTCGAGCTCCAGGAGTGGGACGCCGACCAGGAATACGACCGCCTGGGGATAGACGAGCGTTTCCAGACGATCCTCGGAGTCGACCTGCCGCACCTGAAGATCCCGGTGCGCCCCGGGCGCAACCTGACCTCCATCATCGAGGTCGCCGCCAGGAACTTCCTCCTGAAGGGGATGGGGTACCATTCGGCGCGCGAGTTTCACGAGAAGCTGCTGGCCCGCATGGAAGTGCGCTCTCTCGGGGAAGAGGTGGAATAG
- the rapZ gene encoding RNase adapter RapZ: MRIVIITGLSGSGKSTAVRALEDEGFFCLDNLPVSLVGTFIELVQQSREDVHDVALVMDIRSRDFMKGYNEAFQAITAAGHTVSILFFDATDEVLIRRFSETRRRHPALESASVPEGIRFERDHLAGLRRIATRVIDTSEMNVHQLKEVVIASVKGQEGALEMQVNLQSFGFRYGLPLESDLVMDVRFLPNPYFVPTLKPFSGLNEKVRDFVLGQNETQEFLERYRSLLEFLLPSYRREGKSYLSVSIGCTGGRHRSVAIAESLYQYFRQKGINIKINHRDIEKGQG, translated from the coding sequence GTGCGCATAGTCATCATCACCGGCCTCTCCGGCTCCGGCAAGTCCACCGCTGTGCGCGCGCTCGAGGACGAGGGGTTCTTCTGCCTCGACAACCTCCCGGTCTCCCTTGTCGGCACCTTCATCGAGCTCGTACAGCAGTCGCGCGAGGACGTGCACGACGTGGCACTGGTGATGGACATCCGCAGCCGCGACTTCATGAAGGGGTACAACGAGGCGTTCCAGGCGATCACCGCCGCGGGGCACACCGTCAGCATCCTCTTCTTCGACGCTACCGACGAGGTGCTGATCAGGCGCTTCTCGGAGACGAGGCGTCGCCACCCCGCACTGGAGAGCGCGTCGGTGCCGGAGGGGATCCGCTTCGAGCGGGACCACCTGGCTGGGCTGCGCCGCATCGCCACGCGCGTCATCGACACGAGCGAGATGAACGTGCACCAGCTGAAGGAGGTGGTGATCGCCAGCGTGAAGGGGCAGGAGGGTGCCCTGGAGATGCAGGTGAACCTGCAGTCCTTCGGCTTCCGCTACGGGCTCCCGCTGGAGAGCGACCTGGTGATGGACGTGCGCTTCCTCCCGAACCCCTACTTCGTTCCGACGCTGAAGCCCTTTTCCGGGCTCAACGAGAAGGTGCGCGACTTCGTCCTCGGGCAGAACGAGACGCAGGAGTTCCTGGAGCGGTACCGCTCGCTGCTGGAGTTCCTCCTCCCGAGTTACCGTCGCGAGGGGAAATCGTACCTTTCGGTTTCAATCGGCTGCACCGGCGGGCGGCACCGCTCCGTGGCGATAGCCGAGTCGCTGTACCAGTATTTCAGGCAGAAAGGGATCAACATCAAGATCAATCATCGCGACATAGAGAAGGGGCAGGGATGA
- a CDS encoding PTS sugar transporter subunit IIA: protein MIGLLLVAHAGVAAELLKAAEMIVGKLELVETVGITPECSADAVMSAIKEAAARVSADGAIIMTDMFGGTPSNMSLSFLQEGHVEVLTGVNLPMLIRFVAEREKFGVAELAQRLKDGGIEGISVAGEYLRK from the coding sequence ATGATAGGACTACTATTGGTGGCTCACGCCGGAGTGGCCGCCGAGCTTTTGAAGGCCGCCGAGATGATCGTCGGGAAACTGGAGCTGGTGGAGACGGTGGGGATTACCCCGGAGTGCTCCGCGGATGCGGTGATGTCCGCCATAAAGGAGGCGGCTGCGCGGGTCTCCGCGGACGGCGCCATTATCATGACCGACATGTTCGGCGGCACACCCTCCAACATGAGCCTCTCCTTTCTGCAGGAAGGGCACGTCGAGGTCCTGACCGGCGTCAACCTTCCGATGCTGATCCGCTTCGTGGCGGAGCGCGAGAAGTTCGGGGTGGCGGAGTTGGCCCAGCGCCTGAAGGACGGCGGAATCGAGGGGATTTCTGTCGCCGGCGAGTATCTGAGGAAGTAG
- a CDS encoding HPr family phosphocarrier protein, protein MIEQDFIIPNKLGLHARASALLVKTASRFVSEIKIEREGVEVNGKSIMGIMMLAAAKGSCITLKVSGEDEVEAFAALGELIRNGFGEE, encoded by the coding sequence ATGATAGAACAGGACTTCATAATCCCCAACAAGCTTGGGCTGCACGCCAGGGCGAGCGCGCTCCTGGTGAAGACCGCGAGCCGCTTCGTCTCGGAGATAAAGATCGAGCGTGAAGGGGTAGAGGTGAACGGCAAGAGCATCATGGGGATCATGATGCTCGCGGCGGCGAAGGGGAGCTGCATCACTCTGAAGGTGTCCGGAGAGGACGAGGTGGAGGCCTTCGCGGCGCTCGGGGAGCTCATCAGGAATGGTTTCGGAGAAGAGTGA
- the ptsP gene encoding phosphoenolpyruvate--protein phosphotransferase produces the protein MVSEKSERFSLQGIGASAGIAIGRVRITDRRRVSVPEYEIPARQIPAEVQRFRQALERVKGEFSTLRHQLSESHGAEHLCVIDAHLLLLEDTMLLTETIRQIEAEGRNAEAALKKTLQKVKAAFDEIEDEYLRERCGDVELVVERVLATLLGQKQEPITFSEGKVIVAAHDLSPADILQIDKSKVIGFLTDLGGKTSHSAILARALEIPAVVGLENVTSRIEDGSTVIIDGASGVVIVNPDSEAFRQYLERKQRYEYVELGLLKLKDLPAQTVDGHRMRLKGNVEFPEEVASINKHGGEGIGLYRTETLFFNRTALPDEEEQFRHYVEIVKRMAPHPVTIRTLDVGGDKCVNGLCLTDEMNPALGVRAIRVSLRHPDIFKSQLRAILRASAFGKVKVFFPMVSGVAEVRAAKALIAEAKEELRGKHPFDEELEVGVMIEIPSAVLIADLLAREVDFFSVGTNDLIQYLLAIDRTNEHLSTLYEPLHPAVLRSLKQVVDAAHRNGIEVCICGEMAGEPEYLPILLGLGFDELSMNAVSIPRVKKILRRCTMEEAAEVAAKALTFSTAEQVEAYLKSEISAHFLESID, from the coding sequence ATGGTTTCGGAGAAGAGTGAAAGGTTCTCGCTGCAGGGGATCGGCGCCTCCGCCGGGATCGCCATAGGGCGGGTCCGCATCACGGACCGGCGCCGGGTGAGCGTGCCGGAGTACGAGATCCCTGCGCGGCAGATCCCTGCCGAGGTGCAGCGCTTCCGGCAGGCGCTGGAGCGGGTGAAGGGGGAGTTCTCCACCTTGCGCCACCAGCTCTCGGAGAGCCACGGCGCCGAGCACCTGTGCGTCATCGACGCCCACCTGCTCCTCCTCGAGGATACCATGCTCCTCACCGAGACGATCAGGCAGATCGAGGCGGAAGGGAGAAACGCCGAGGCGGCGCTCAAAAAGACGCTCCAGAAGGTGAAGGCGGCGTTTGACGAGATCGAGGACGAGTACCTGCGGGAGCGGTGCGGCGACGTCGAGCTGGTGGTGGAGCGGGTGCTGGCGACCCTACTCGGGCAGAAGCAGGAGCCGATCACCTTCTCCGAGGGGAAGGTCATCGTGGCCGCCCACGATCTCTCCCCGGCCGACATTCTCCAGATCGACAAGTCGAAGGTCATCGGCTTTCTCACCGATCTCGGGGGGAAAACCTCCCACTCCGCCATTCTGGCGCGCGCGCTGGAGATTCCGGCGGTGGTGGGGCTGGAGAACGTCACCTCCAGGATCGAGGACGGCAGCACCGTCATCATCGACGGAGCGAGCGGCGTCGTCATCGTCAATCCGGACAGCGAAGCGTTCCGGCAATACCTGGAGCGCAAGCAGCGCTACGAGTATGTCGAGCTCGGGCTTTTGAAGCTGAAGGATCTGCCGGCTCAGACGGTGGACGGGCACCGCATGCGGCTGAAGGGGAACGTGGAGTTCCCGGAAGAAGTCGCCTCGATCAACAAGCACGGCGGGGAGGGGATCGGGCTGTACCGCACCGAGACCCTCTTTTTCAACAGGACCGCGCTCCCCGACGAAGAGGAGCAGTTTCGCCACTACGTGGAGATCGTGAAGCGGATGGCACCGCACCCGGTGACCATCAGGACGCTCGACGTGGGTGGGGACAAGTGCGTCAACGGGCTGTGCCTCACCGACGAGATGAATCCGGCGCTGGGGGTGCGGGCGATACGGGTGTCGCTGCGACATCCCGACATCTTCAAGTCGCAGCTGCGGGCGATCCTGAGGGCGAGCGCCTTTGGAAAGGTGAAGGTCTTCTTCCCCATGGTCTCGGGCGTTGCCGAGGTGCGGGCGGCGAAGGCCCTCATCGCGGAGGCGAAGGAGGAATTGCGCGGCAAGCACCCCTTTGACGAGGAGCTTGAGGTGGGGGTCATGATCGAGATCCCCTCCGCCGTCCTCATCGCAGATCTTCTGGCGCGCGAGGTCGATTTTTTCAGCGTCGGCACAAACGATCTCATCCAGTACCTCCTGGCGATCGACCGCACGAACGAGCACCTCTCCACGCTGTACGAGCCGCTGCACCCGGCGGTGCTCCGCTCCCTGAAGCAGGTCGTCGACGCCGCACACCGAAACGGCATCGAGGTGTGCATCTGCGGCGAGATGGCGGGGGAGCCGGAATACCTCCCGATCCTCCTGGGGCTGGGGTTCGACGAACTCTCCATGAATGCGGTGAGCATCCCGCGGGTGAAGAAGATCCTGCGGCGTTGCACCATGGAAGAGGCAGCCGAGGTAGCGGCAAAGGCACTGACCTTTTCCACCGCCGAGCAGGTGGAGGCGTATCTCAAAAGCGAAATCTCCGCGCACTTCCTGGAGAGTATCGACTAG
- a CDS encoding phosphorylase family protein: MGKKSIGVVAAMPDEIRPLLRRVGKYRKGEIAGYRSFHFSIGGNSVTLVQSGMGPRRAKEATEALIRQKAPALIVNFGFGGAVRGETKVGDLVRAREVLLLAGEKWTRQPLPEKPGHAVPTLCDISEGVFITSAVIEDKRRVAALLPAQLKHPVLEMETAAVVAAAHDSGIPVLAIRAISDGADEDLGFSLEEFCDADLNIQPGKVMSTVARKPWIIPQLIRLAGNSRKAAERLADCLEILLKEG, encoded by the coding sequence ATGGGGAAAAAGAGTATCGGGGTGGTGGCTGCCATGCCGGACGAGATAAGGCCGCTCTTGCGCAGAGTCGGGAAGTACCGCAAGGGAGAGATCGCCGGGTACCGGAGCTTTCACTTCAGCATCGGGGGGAACAGCGTGACTCTCGTGCAGTCGGGGATGGGGCCACGGCGTGCGAAGGAGGCGACCGAGGCGCTGATCCGGCAGAAGGCGCCCGCACTGATCGTCAACTTCGGCTTCGGCGGCGCCGTTCGCGGGGAGACAAAGGTAGGGGACCTTGTGCGGGCGCGGGAGGTGCTCCTCCTTGCGGGTGAGAAATGGACGCGTCAACCGCTGCCGGAGAAGCCCGGCCATGCCGTCCCCACTCTCTGCGACATCAGCGAAGGGGTCTTCATCACCTCTGCCGTCATAGAGGACAAGAGAAGGGTAGCAGCACTCCTCCCGGCGCAGCTGAAGCATCCGGTGCTGGAGATGGAAACCGCCGCAGTTGTCGCGGCGGCGCACGATTCCGGAATCCCGGTTCTGGCAATTCGCGCGATCAGTGACGGAGCGGATGAGGATCTGGGATTTTCGCTGGAGGAGTTTTGCGATGCGGACCTGAACATTCAGCCGGGGAAGGTGATGTCAACGGTGGCGCGCAAGCCATGGATAATTCCGCAACTGATACGCCTTGCCGGAAATTCCAGGAAGGCGGCGGAGCGTCTTGCGGATTGCCTGGAAATCCTTCTGAAAGAAGGATAA
- the hpnJ gene encoding hopanoid biosynthesis associated radical SAM protein HpnJ: protein MKPLFLNPPTFEDFDGGAGARYQASREVTSFWYPTWLTYPAGMIEGSRVVDAPVQKLDLADCLKIALDYDMVVMYTSTPTLAIDVETARTIKKEKPGIITVLTGPHVTVLPEESLTFAKGAVDIVCRGEFDYSVKELCEGKEWEEVAGISFLKNGAAVHTADRAPITDLDALPFSAQVYQRDLPINEYVIPHFKYPYVSIYSSRGCPSRCIYCLWPQTITGQKMRTRSPENVAEEVRWIVENLPGIKEISFDDDTFSADKKHATAVAKLIGPLVKPKGITWTINARANCDFDTLKVMRDNGLRHVVVGYESGNDQILKNIKKGITKAQALEFTKNCKKLGLSVHGAFIFGLPGETRETIKETTAFAIQLDLNSLQASLASPYPGTEFYAMAMKEGWIASDSFLDATGHQKCVINYPHLSNQEIFDAVEIFYNKFYFRPKYIAKSIWRMIIDCEERKKLLKEGAQYLQYMKKRKETRM, encoded by the coding sequence ATGAAACCGTTATTTCTAAATCCACCCACTTTCGAGGACTTCGACGGCGGCGCCGGTGCGCGCTACCAGGCCTCCCGTGAGGTGACTTCCTTCTGGTATCCGACCTGGCTCACCTATCCCGCCGGGATGATTGAAGGATCGCGGGTGGTGGACGCTCCCGTGCAGAAACTCGACCTGGCTGACTGCCTGAAGATAGCGCTCGACTACGACATGGTGGTGATGTACACCTCTACCCCCACCCTCGCCATAGATGTGGAAACCGCCCGCACCATCAAGAAAGAGAAGCCCGGCATCATCACCGTGCTGACCGGCCCCCACGTCACGGTTCTTCCGGAAGAGTCCCTCACCTTTGCCAAGGGCGCGGTCGACATCGTCTGCCGCGGGGAGTTCGACTACTCCGTGAAGGAGCTGTGCGAAGGGAAAGAGTGGGAGGAGGTCGCGGGGATCAGCTTCCTGAAAAACGGCGCCGCGGTGCATACTGCCGACCGCGCCCCCATCACCGATCTGGACGCGCTCCCCTTCTCCGCGCAGGTCTATCAGCGCGACCTGCCGATCAACGAGTACGTGATCCCGCACTTCAAGTACCCCTACGTCTCCATCTACTCGAGCCGCGGCTGCCCGTCGCGCTGCATCTACTGCCTCTGGCCGCAGACGATCACCGGGCAGAAGATGCGTACCAGAAGCCCCGAGAACGTGGCGGAAGAGGTGCGCTGGATCGTGGAGAACCTCCCCGGTATAAAGGAGATTTCCTTCGACGACGACACCTTCTCGGCTGACAAGAAGCACGCGACTGCGGTGGCGAAGCTCATAGGCCCGCTCGTGAAGCCGAAGGGGATCACCTGGACGATCAACGCCAGGGCAAATTGCGACTTCGACACGCTGAAGGTCATGCGCGACAACGGCCTGCGTCACGTGGTCGTCGGCTACGAGTCCGGCAACGACCAGATCCTCAAGAACATCAAGAAGGGGATCACCAAGGCCCAGGCGCTCGAATTCACCAAAAACTGCAAGAAGCTGGGGCTGAGCGTCCACGGCGCCTTCATCTTCGGGCTCCCCGGCGAGACGCGGGAGACGATCAAGGAGACGACCGCTTTCGCCATCCAGCTCGACCTCAACTCGCTCCAGGCGTCACTGGCCTCCCCGTACCCCGGGACGGAGTTCTACGCCATGGCGATGAAGGAGGGGTGGATCGCCTCGGACAGCTTCCTCGATGCCACCGGTCACCAGAAGTGCGTCATCAACTACCCGCACCTCTCCAACCAGGAGATCTTCGATGCGGTGGAAATCTTTTACAACAAGTTCTACTTCCGCCCGAAGTACATCGCCAAGAGCATCTGGCGCATGATCATCGACTGCGAGGAGCGGAAGAAGCTGTTGAAGGAAGGCGCCCAGTACCTGCAGTACATGAAGAAGCGGAAGGAAACCAGGATGTAG